CGCGCAACGCGAACAAGTTCTCGATACGGAAGAAGTTTGCGAGTGCCGCTTCGACGCGCTCGGGCGGATAGATCTTTCCCTCACGCAGACGCTGGCGCAGCGCTTGCGGACTTATATCGATGAGGGTGACTTCGTCTGCCAGCGAGAGAATTCCATCCGGAAGCGTTTCGCGCACGATGGTACTGGTTAGCCTAAGGATCGTGTCGCTCAACGCCTCGAGATGTTGCACGTTCAACGTCGTGATCACATCGATTCCAGCGCGAAGGACGGCCAACACGTCGTAAAAGCGTTTCGGAGCGACCGATCCGGGCGCGTTGCTGTGGGCCAGCTCGTCGATCAAGGCCACGCGCGGGCGACGCGCGATCAAAGCGTCGCGATCGAATTCGCGGTAGGTGATGCCGCTCGATTGAACGATCTTCGGAGGAACTACTTCGAGGCCGTCGAGCAAGGCGGCAGTTTCCTTTCGGCCGTGCGTTTCCACGAAACCCCCGACGACGTCGACACCCTCGGCTTTCAATTGATGTGCCCGATCGAGCATCGCGTACGTTTTTCCAGCGCCCGCTGCCGCGCCAAGATAAACGGTGAGCTTGCCGTAGCCCACGCGCAGGCGATCGCCGGCGGTTTGCGAGTAGGGTGAGCGCGCCGGATTTTTGCCGAGATACGTCTGTTCGGAGGCCACGACGAAGAGATCGTACGGGAGCGGTTTGTTTGCGAGCTTCAAGGCGGCCCGTCCACTTGGAAGCGCCGCGAGCGACGCGCGGAGCGGATCGTCCAAAAGGCTTGCGGGATCGAAGGTATCGTGGAGCATCTCGATTCCGAGCTCGCGGGTCGTGCGCTCGAGCGCCGTGCAGTCGACGCCGCGCACGGGGACAACCTCGAGGCCTAAGTCGAGTGCCTGTGCGATCGCGCTGGTTCGCTTGAGCAGCGGTAGTGGATCGAGGTGCGGGAAGACGAACGCGGCCGCCATCGAGGTGCGTCCCGACTTGATCGCGGGCAGCGTCAGATTGTCGACGGTGCGCAGCAGCAGTTCGCGCAGCATGGAGAGCGTCTGTTCTTTAAAGATACCATTGAGCGCGCGCTCGATATCCTGTTCGTTGACGATCTTTCCGGCGCGGACGCGATGCTGCAGTAACCGGGGGGAGACGTCGAGCGCCACGACTTCGTCGGCCGCTTGTAAGAAGGAAAGGGGAACGATTTCGCGGACGGGATAACCGATTAGCGCTTCGGCCGTCGGCGCAATCGTTTCAAGGTGCTGAATGTTGAAGGCGCCGATCACGCCGATACCCGCATTCTTCAGCGCAAGGGCGTCTTGCCAGCGCTTGGCGTGCGGCGCCTCGCCGAGATTATCGTGCGCAAGTTCGTCGAGCAGAACGACGTCCGGTTTTTGGCGTACGGTTTCGTCGTAGTCGAACTCTTCGAAGACGCGATCGGCAAGATGCACTTGACGCGGCGGAATCCGCGGCAAGCCTGCCGCGATGCGTTCGAGGTCGGGGCGGCCCTTTGTTTCGATCCATCCAATGACGACGCGCTTGCCGTCCACCGCCAGCCGACGTGCGTCCTCGAGAAGCCGGCGGGTCTTGCCGGAGCCCGGCGCGCTTGCGACGTAGACGACGAGCCGCGCGCGGCCTCCGATTTCGCGTAAGAGCTCTTCGGCTTTCGCCGCACGATCCATAGCACTGCCTTCGCGCAGTTGCAAGGCGCCTCCGCCGATTGCACGGAAAGCCATCGATAGTGGCCCTACTCTGTTACGCCTTACTCGTCGCCGCGTGGGTTCTCGATCTCGTTACGCCGCAGCTCTTTATCGCGGCCATCTTGTTCAATGGGCCGATCGCGCTGAGCAGTCTCGCGCTCAAGAGGCGGCTGACGACGAATTTAATTGTCGTGGCGGAGATTGCGAACGCTGTCGCAGGGTACGTTAACGGCGTACAAGCCGGCCATCGTTGGGACGGTGTTGCAGTCGCCGACCGGCTGCTGTTAGCGGCATCGTTCGTACTCGTTGGATATCTCAGCGTCAAGACGCAAGAATATGCGCGCGAGGCGGGCGTGTCGACAGGCCGAATGCGGCAGGTCGAAATCGAGAAGGCGCTTCGCGAAGCGACGAGCCGCGTGCGGGGAACCCTCAACGTCGACCTCGTCCGCCGCGCCATCACCCGCGAATCCGTCGCGCTGGTCGGCGCATCGATGGCGACCTTGGTCGTCCGTGAAGCGCCGTTCGGCGTACCGCTTCTGCTAACGTATCGGGAGGGTCAGCCCGACGTTGCCATGGAGCGACGCGCACTTTCCACAGAAATGGCATCGCTCGTCACGCGAGCGGCCGAGGCCGGTGACGTCTTTCGCGTGAACTCGGGCGATCTTCTCGGCCGAGCGACGCTCGAAGCGCTTGGCGCCCGTGAAGCGATCGTAACCGCGATTGCCACCGCGGAGCAGCACGGTCACGTTTTGATCGAAGCGGTGAGCGGCGAAAAATCGTTCGTCTCCGACGCAACGGTGACCCTCCGCGCGTTTGCGCAGCAGGCTGCCATGGCGCTCGAGCAAGCCCGGCTGTTCACGCAGTTGGGAGAGCGAAACGATGAGATCGCCCGCCAGAAGGACGAATTCGCCGAACGCGGTGACGTCATCCGTGACATCGTCTACGCCCTGGCTCACGATCTTCGTACTCCGCTGGCTGCTGCACACGTGACGATGAATCAAGCCGTGCGCGGCGCGTACGGCGAGCTTCCGCAAAGCTATCGCGACATCTTGAGCACCGCGATTGTCGCTAACGACGACCAGCGGCGAATCGTCGAAACGTTACTGCTCGTCGCGCGCTATGAGGCGGGAGAAGCCTCGATGTTGCGGGAGGGCGTTGATTGTAAAGAGCTCATCGCGCGAATCGTCGCCGAGCTGAGTCCCGTTGCCGAAATGAAGGGTATCGTGTTGCGCGAGGAACTGCCCTCGCAGCCGTTGCCGGCCGAGGGCGATCCCCACGAGCTTCGGCGCGCCATCGCAAACCTTCTGGCGAACGCGATCGATGCGACGCCGCGTGGCGGCCACGTCGTCGCGCGAGGCTCGCAGTCGGCCGAGGCGATAACGATCGGTATCGAGGACGACGGTTATGGGATTCCCGAAGCGCGCCGTGCGGGGCTCTTTCAACGTTTTGGCGGCGGCCAACCTGGCTCGGGAACGGGGCTGGGCCTTTACATTGTTCGGCGGATTGCAGAAAAGCATGGCGGTACGGTCGCATACGAGCCGCAAACACCTCGCGGGAGTTCCTTTACGATGACATTGCCGAAATCGACGGGATAGCGTTGGAGAGCACCGGTCGCGTTCGCGTTGTGATTGTGGAAGACCACGCTTTGACCCGCGCCGGCATCCGCACGGCACTGCAACCGGTTTTTTCGGTGATCGGCGAGGCGTCGGATGGCGCGATTGGATGGGAGATGATTGCGCGCGAACGACCGGACGTGGCCGTCATCGACATCGGCCTTCCCGCCGTCGACGGCGTTACGTTGACAAAACGCGTGCGCGCTGAGCTGCCATCGACGCGCGTGGTCATCGTGACGATGATTGACCTCGAAGAGCAAGTGCTCGCGTCGCTCGCCGCCGGAGCGGACGCCTACTGCCTCAAGAGCTCCGAACCCGAGCGCATCGTCGACGCGGTCCGTATCGCGGCTGAGGGCGGCGCGTACTTCGATCCGCGGATCGCGCACGTCGTCTTGGCGCACTTTTCATCAACGAAAGCCGAAAACAGCCACTTCTCTCCGCTGACGGCGCGTGAAACGGAAATATTGCGATTGGTCGCCGACGGGCGAGCAAATGCCGAGATTGCCGAGCGGCTGCACATCGGCCTTGGCACCGTCAAGGGACACATTCGCGACATTCTCGAGAAGCTGTCGGCGGCCGATCGAACGCAAGCGGCCGTCGTAGCCTTGCGCAAGGGATACATCTAGTGCGGCCTATGCGGCAATGATGGCGCGGATGCGTTCGGCCGCGCCGTTCTTGACGATGACGATCATCGCGTCGCCGGCACGCACCGTCGTGTCGCCGGTTGGGATTTCCAAATCGCGCTCCGCGCGATCGACGGCGACGACGACGGAGTTGTGGGGGAAGTCTATCTCGGCTAGGCGCTTGCCGTCGACCGGCGACCGCTCCGGAATCGCCACCTTCACCAGCTGCATATCGCCCTTGCCGAACAGATGCATCGTTTCCAGCATCGAGCGGTACTTGGATGCGTTCACGTGTTCGTTGAGCACGTCGAGGATGAGCTCCGTCGACGAAATCACGATGACCGGATCTTCCGTATCGAGTGAGTTGAAGATCAGCTTGTTCGCCGGATTGTTAACCCGCGCTATGCAGCGCGCCTTCGACTTCCTCTTCGCGAGCAAGACGACCACGAGGTTATCTTCGTCATCGCCCGTATCC
This Candidatus Eremiobacterota bacterium DNA region includes the following protein-coding sequences:
- a CDS encoding response regulator transcription factor: MESTGRVRVVIVEDHALTRAGIRTALQPVFSVIGEASDGAIGWEMIARERPDVAVIDIGLPAVDGVTLTKRVRAELPSTRVVIVTMIDLEEQVLASLAAGADAYCLKSSEPERIVDAVRIAAEGGAYFDPRIAHVVLAHFSSTKAENSHFSPLTARETEILRLVADGRANAEIAERLHIGLGTVKGHIRDILEKLSAADRTQAAVVALRKGYI
- a CDS encoding TrkA family potassium uptake protein; the protein is MFILIVGGGKVGTYLTRALLNQGHEVVVIEKDDRKAKMLERLIDRQVTVVGDGCDPFVLEAAGVSRSDVVVADTGDDEDNLVVVLLAKRKSKARCIARVNNPANKLIFNSLDTEDPVIVISSTELILDVLNEHVNASKYRSMLETMHLFGKGDMQLVKVAIPERSPVDGKRLAEIDFPHNSVVVAVDRAERDLEIPTGDTTVRAGDAMIVIVKNGAAERIRAIIAA
- a CDS encoding HAMP domain-containing histidine kinase; the protein is MALLCYALLVAAWVLDLVTPQLFIAAILFNGPIALSSLALKRRLTTNLIVVAEIANAVAGYVNGVQAGHRWDGVAVADRLLLAASFVLVGYLSVKTQEYAREAGVSTGRMRQVEIEKALREATSRVRGTLNVDLVRRAITRESVALVGASMATLVVREAPFGVPLLLTYREGQPDVAMERRALSTEMASLVTRAAEAGDVFRVNSGDLLGRATLEALGAREAIVTAIATAEQHGHVLIEAVSGEKSFVSDATVTLRAFAQQAAMALEQARLFTQLGERNDEIARQKDEFAERGDVIRDIVYALAHDLRTPLAAAHVTMNQAVRGAYGELPQSYRDILSTAIVANDDQRRIVETLLLVARYEAGEASMLREGVDCKELIARIVAELSPVAEMKGIVLREELPSQPLPAEGDPHELRRAIANLLANAIDATPRGGHVVARGSQSAEAITIGIEDDGYGIPEARRAGLFQRFGGGQPGSGTGLGLYIVRRIAEKHGGTVAYEPQTPRGSSFTMTLPKSTG